The following coding sequences lie in one Leptospira inadai serovar Lyme str. 10 genomic window:
- a CDS encoding spiro-SPASM protein, giving the protein MKFPPQAIAFYIPNSKFRFLTSRSTRETSEYLRTTLHKLSQVFPKLPIYSNTRFDESLPLQDLAHEFGFTEFVPIDSESEAHFFSTIAEQLLPSRTGDPDWDEASFIVLDGIFPLLDPNLSREIAERHDTFLAHYSYSENLPVGIVPRILSREFVRSLPANFTGSTQDFLAKNINHYDTEIFYHSPDLRQWRLDFSLLDLRSVLLVNSFLAKKKDWKYEEILPFLLSDPQAFRVGPSYLELELFGGKLRESPIYPASKLRENGPESRIEPSLLNSLIEQHRSNFGTEYSVCFGGLGEPILHPQLPECIDIVLKSTSLNELFIETDLVDDIRNLKQSFENRTKEELSKVSLIVNLSTWNKKTYTALYGYDGFDAVVRNLEEISQVLPKSSIYLQFLKLKEIDSELDSWYEAAEKAGYGIILQKYNSYAGKLPERRAADLTPLEKEFCWHLARDLYVNADGSVAICKQQPGTASRSLGNLNSQSLLDIWKKGHPFFALSASGKHEEIPAPCLTCDEWYTFNA; this is encoded by the coding sequence ATGAAATTTCCTCCCCAAGCGATCGCATTTTATATTCCCAATTCGAAATTCCGATTCCTAACTTCTAGGTCGACTCGGGAAACCTCGGAATATCTTCGAACTACGCTTCATAAGCTCTCGCAAGTGTTTCCGAAACTCCCCATCTATTCCAATACTCGATTTGACGAGAGCCTTCCTTTGCAGGACCTCGCTCATGAATTCGGTTTTACGGAATTCGTACCGATCGATTCGGAATCGGAGGCTCATTTTTTTTCGACGATCGCCGAACAATTACTCCCCTCGAGAACGGGGGATCCGGATTGGGACGAGGCTAGTTTTATCGTTCTAGACGGAATCTTTCCCTTATTAGATCCGAATCTAAGTCGCGAAATCGCAGAGAGACACGATACGTTTCTGGCGCACTATTCTTATTCCGAAAATCTTCCCGTCGGAATCGTTCCTCGAATCCTTTCGCGGGAATTCGTTCGAAGTCTTCCGGCTAATTTTACCGGAAGCACTCAGGATTTCTTAGCTAAGAATATCAATCATTACGATACGGAAATTTTTTATCATTCGCCGGACTTGAGACAGTGGCGTTTGGATTTTTCTCTTCTCGACCTTCGTTCCGTTTTACTCGTGAACTCTTTCCTCGCAAAAAAGAAAGATTGGAAGTACGAGGAAATTTTACCCTTTTTACTTTCCGATCCTCAAGCGTTTCGCGTAGGACCGAGTTATCTGGAACTGGAACTCTTCGGAGGAAAACTTAGGGAATCGCCTATTTATCCCGCAAGTAAACTCAGGGAAAATGGACCGGAGAGCCGCATAGAACCTTCTCTTTTGAATTCCCTGATCGAGCAGCACAGATCCAATTTCGGAACCGAATATAGCGTTTGTTTCGGCGGTTTGGGGGAACCCATATTACATCCTCAACTTCCGGAATGCATCGACATTGTCTTAAAATCAACGTCGTTAAACGAATTATTTATCGAAACCGACCTGGTCGACGATATCCGAAACTTGAAACAAAGTTTCGAGAATCGTACAAAGGAAGAGCTATCGAAAGTCAGCCTCATCGTTAATTTAAGTACCTGGAATAAAAAAACGTATACCGCTTTGTACGGATACGATGGATTCGATGCCGTCGTTCGAAACTTGGAAGAGATTTCGCAGGTTCTTCCCAAGTCCTCCATTTATCTTCAATTTCTAAAATTAAAAGAGATCGATTCGGAACTAGATTCCTGGTACGAAGCCGCGGAGAAGGCAGGATACGGAATCATTCTTCAAAAGTATAATTCGTACGCCGGGAAATTGCCCGAACGTAGGGCCGCGGATCTGACTCCTTTGGAAAAGGAATTTTGTTGGCACCTAGCCAGGGATCTCTACGTAAATGCGGACGGGTCGGTCGCAATATGCAAGCAGCAACCGGGGACCGCATCCAGAAGTCTCGGAAATCTAAATTCGCAATCCTTGCTGGATATTTGGAAAAAAGGCCATCCCTTCTTTGCACTCTCCGCAAGCGGA